The proteins below are encoded in one region of Podarcis raffonei isolate rPodRaf1 chromosome 8, rPodRaf1.pri, whole genome shotgun sequence:
- the PAQR7 gene encoding membrane progestin receptor alpha isoform X2 produces MATIVSEKLSRLFISAQHFWKVPRLLEEALPSASCTVEASDVPRLFQKPYIHAGYRPLNQTWKYYFLSLFQRHNEAVNVWTHLVAALVLVVRFWRLSQVVDFLGDPHTQPLFVIAASSVIYATFSTLAHLLQAKSEFWHCAFFFLDYVGVATYQYSSALVHYYYAIEPEWHTRVAGFYIPGAILLAWLSCAGSCYAKYRSPHLSSLRGRLCQEMPSALAYALDISPVLHRIYVSPSSGLTDVAVLYHKCHVLFFLIAAFFFAYPYPEKWFPGKCHFVGQGHQIFHVFLMLCTLTQVEAVLLDYETRRPIYSRLHGDLAPLFSSLCLLVASICFFTALLMTARVQRKLHRKEE; encoded by the coding sequence ATGGCAACGATCGTGTCCGAAAAGCTCAGCCGCCTCTTCATCAGTGCCCAGCACTTCTGGAAAGTCCCTCGGCTGCTGGAGGAGGCCCTTCCCTCAGCCTCCTGCACGGTGGAGGCATCGGACGTGCCCCGGCTTTTCCAGAAGCCCTACATCCATGCCGGCTACCGGCCCCTCAACCAGACCTGGAAGTACTACTTCCTGTCGCTTTTCCAGCGGCACAACGAGGCCGTCAATGTCTGGACGCACCTGGTGGCTGCCTTGGTCCTGGTGGTGAGGTTCTGGCGGCTCTCGCAGGTGGTGGACTTCCTAGGCGACCCTCACACGCAGCCCCTCTTCGTCATCGCCGCCTCCTCGGTCATCTACGCAACCTTCAGCACCCTGGCACACCTCCTGCAGGCCAAGTCTGAGTTCTGGCACTGTGCGTTTTTCTTCCTGGACTATGTGGGCGTAGCCACATACCAGTACAGCAGTGCTCTGGTGCATTACTATTACGCCATTGAGCCCGAGTGGCACACAAGGGTTGCGGGCTTCTACATCCCGGGAGCCATTTTGCTTGCCTGGCTCTCGTGCGCCGGCTCCTGCTATGCCAAATACAGGAGCCCTCACCTCTCTTCCCTGCGGGGCAGGCTCTGCCAGGAAATGCCCTCTGCCCTGGCGTACGCCTTGGACATCAGCCCGGTGCTGCACCGCATCTACGTCTCCCCTTCCTCCGGACTCACAGACGTGGCCGTTTTATACCACAAGTGCCACGTCCTCTTTTTCCTGATTGCGGCCTTCTTCTTTGCCTACCCCTACCCCGAAAAGTGGTTTCCCGGCAAGTGCCACTTTGTGGGCCAGGGGCACCAGATCTTCCACGTCTTCCTGATGCTTTGCACCCTCACCCAGGTGGAGGCGGTGCTTCTGGATTATGAAACGAGGCGGCCCATCTACTCACGGCTCCACGGCGACCTGGCTCCACTTTTTTCTTCCCTATGCCTTCTTGTGGCATCCATCTGCTTCTTTACGGCCCTCCTCATGACTGCCAGAGTGCAGCGCAAACTGCATCGGAAAGAGGAGTGA